From the Hymenobacter yonginensis genome, one window contains:
- a CDS encoding ABC transporter ATP-binding protein produces the protein MPPILQAIDVRKAYAAHTALDGVSLDIPERSIFGLLGPNGAGKTSLIRIITQITAADSGEIRIRGEKLNPSHIGQIGYLPEERGLYKKMKVGEQLLYLARLKGLSRADATQRIKSWLTRLELKPWAEKNVEDLSKGMQQKVQFIATVLHEPEIIILDEPFSGFDPINANLIKDEILALREKGATIIFSTHRMESVEELCDSIALINRSRKVLDGSVQDIKNTFRTQTYAVEGRGRLMVTHPDFEVLEHKERENGHFYDVIRLHAGTTPNDLLRYLIGSVEVHAFRELIPSINDIFIRRVKETMPETLMEEAVLAS, from the coding sequence ATGCCTCCCATTCTGCAAGCCATTGACGTGCGCAAGGCCTACGCCGCGCACACCGCCCTCGACGGCGTAAGCCTCGACATCCCGGAGCGCAGTATCTTCGGGCTGCTGGGGCCCAACGGCGCCGGCAAAACCTCGCTCATCCGCATCATCACCCAGATTACGGCCGCTGATTCCGGCGAAATCCGCATCCGGGGCGAGAAGCTCAACCCCAGCCACATCGGCCAGATCGGCTACCTGCCCGAGGAGCGGGGCCTCTACAAGAAGATGAAGGTGGGCGAGCAGCTGCTGTACCTGGCCCGCCTCAAAGGCCTGAGCCGCGCCGATGCCACCCAGCGCATCAAAAGCTGGCTCACGCGCCTGGAACTCAAGCCCTGGGCCGAGAAAAACGTGGAAGACCTCAGCAAGGGCATGCAGCAGAAGGTGCAGTTCATTGCCACGGTGCTGCACGAGCCCGAAATCATCATCCTGGATGAGCCGTTTTCGGGCTTCGACCCCATCAACGCCAACCTCATCAAAGACGAGATTCTGGCTCTGCGTGAGAAAGGCGCCACCATCATCTTCAGTACCCACCGCATGGAATCGGTGGAGGAGCTCTGCGACAGTATTGCCCTCATCAACCGCTCGCGCAAGGTGCTCGACGGCTCGGTGCAGGACATTAAGAACACGTTCCGCACCCAGACCTACGCGGTGGAAGGCCGTGGCCGGCTCATGGTCACGCACCCCGATTTTGAAGTGCTGGAGCACAAGGAGCGCGAAAACGGCCACTTCTACGACGTCATCCGGCTGCACGCCGGCACCACGCCCAACGACCTGCTGCGCTACCTCATCGGCAGCGTGGAGGTGCACGCCTTCCGGGAGCTGATTCCGAGCATCAACGACATTTTCATCCGGCGCGTGAAGGAAACCATGCCCGAAACACTGATGGAAGAAGCTGTTCTGGCATCCTGA